A genomic segment from Janthinobacterium sp. 64 encodes:
- a CDS encoding flagellar basal body L-ring protein FlgH — MQYPIIALLSAVLLSGCAITPTSIVQYPTTTRAPMPEPVVVNNGSIYQPSTYRPAFEDRRARHVGDTMTIAITERTNAVKAGASSGNKSGSVGFSTPGMLQGRLGGSVSANGATKFADGDNQSASNTFSGVIGVTVIEVLPNGNLIVAGEKQIAMNKGTEFIRFSGMVNPDTIGTGNVVPSTQVADARVEYRTNSQIDRAEMASMASRFFLSLLPF, encoded by the coding sequence ATGCAATACCCCATCATCGCCCTGTTGTCCGCAGTCCTGTTGTCCGGCTGCGCCATCACGCCTACGTCCATCGTGCAATACCCGACCACCACGCGCGCGCCGATGCCGGAACCGGTGGTCGTCAACAACGGTTCCATCTACCAGCCGTCGACCTACCGTCCCGCCTTCGAAGACCGCCGCGCGCGCCACGTGGGCGACACCATGACCATCGCCATCACCGAGCGCACGAATGCCGTCAAGGCGGGTGCCAGCTCCGGCAACAAGTCGGGCAGCGTGGGCTTCAGCACGCCAGGCATGCTGCAGGGCCGCCTGGGCGGCAGCGTTTCGGCGAATGGCGCAACGAAATTTGCGGACGGCGACAACCAGTCCGCCAGCAACACCTTTTCCGGCGTGATCGGCGTGACGGTGATTGAAGTGCTGCCAAACGGCAACCTGATCGTTGCCGGCGAAAAACAGATCGCCATGAACAAGGGCACCGAATTCATCCGCTTCTCGGGCATGGTCAATCCGGACACCATCGGCACGGGCAACGTCGTGCCCTCGACCCAGGTGGCCGATGCGCGCGTCGAATACCGCACCAACAGCCAGATCGACCGCGCCGAAATGGCCTCGATGGCCTCGCGTTTCTTCCTCAGCCTGCTGCCGTTCTGA
- the flgG gene encoding flagellar basal-body rod protein FlgG — translation MIRSLWIAKTGLEAQQTQMDVIANNLANVSTTGFKKSRAVFEDLLYQNVRQPGAQSSQQTQLPSGLQIGTGVRTVATERIHTQGNPQASGNSRDVMVNGTGFFQVLLPDGATAYTRDGSFQTDANGQLVTSEGFVIQPAITVPTNALSLTVARDGTVSVTLPNTVAPSQIGSLQLTTFVNPAGLESKGENLYMETGASGVAQTNTPGTNGAGVLMQGYIETSNVNVAEEMVNMIQTQRAYEINSKAITTSDQMLQKLSQL, via the coding sequence ATGATTCGTTCCCTTTGGATAGCCAAGACCGGCCTGGAAGCGCAGCAGACGCAGATGGACGTGATCGCCAATAACCTGGCCAACGTCAGCACCACCGGCTTCAAGAAGTCGCGCGCCGTGTTTGAAGACTTGCTGTATCAAAATGTGCGCCAGCCGGGTGCGCAATCGTCGCAGCAAACCCAGCTGCCGTCGGGCTTGCAGATCGGCACGGGCGTGCGCACCGTGGCGACTGAACGCATCCATACCCAGGGCAATCCTCAGGCGTCGGGCAATTCGCGCGACGTGATGGTCAACGGCACCGGTTTCTTCCAGGTGCTGCTGCCCGATGGCGCCACCGCCTACACGCGCGACGGCTCGTTCCAGACCGATGCCAATGGCCAGCTCGTCACTTCCGAAGGCTTCGTCATCCAGCCTGCCATCACCGTGCCGACCAATGCGCTGAGCCTGACCGTGGCGCGCGATGGCACCGTCTCCGTGACCTTGCCCAATACCGTGGCGCCATCGCAGATCGGCTCGCTGCAGCTGACCACTTTCGTCAATCCGGCCGGCCTGGAATCGAAGGGCGAGAACCTGTACATGGAAACGGGCGCTTCCGGCGTGGCGCAGACGAACACCCCGGGCACGAACGGCGCCGGCGTGCTGATGCAGGGCTATATCGAAACGTCGAACGTCAACGTGGCCGAGGAAATGGTCAACATGATCCAGACGCAGCGCGCCTACGAGATCAACAGCAAGGCCATCACCACATCCGATCAAATGCTGCAGAAATTGTCGCAACTTTAA
- a CDS encoding flagellar basal body rod protein FlgF — protein sequence MDRLIYTAGSGAKHILDKQATTANNLANATSTGFRAQLDSFRAVPVVADGMMPTRTFVVDSTVGSDFTQGPMQHTGRALDVAVENGGWIAVQSADGSEAYTRNGAFKLNENGMLQTQSGLMVQGDTGPLAIPPGVTVSIASDGTVGTISTDVPPGPSTVLGRIKLVNPPEQQLVRGDDGLFRLKDGTVAQADQAVKLTTGALEGSNVSPVDSMVSMIALARQFETQMSLLKNAENNAAKATQILALN from the coding sequence ATGGACCGTCTCATCTACACCGCCGGCTCGGGCGCCAAGCACATCCTCGACAAGCAGGCGACCACGGCGAATAACCTGGCGAACGCCACCAGCACGGGTTTCCGTGCCCAGCTCGACTCGTTTCGCGCCGTGCCCGTGGTGGCCGACGGCATGATGCCGACGCGCACCTTTGTCGTCGATTCGACGGTCGGTTCCGATTTCACGCAAGGACCCATGCAGCACACGGGCCGCGCGCTCGACGTGGCCGTGGAGAACGGCGGCTGGATCGCGGTGCAGTCGGCTGACGGTTCCGAAGCCTATACGCGCAACGGCGCCTTCAAGCTCAATGAAAACGGCATGTTGCAGACACAATCGGGCCTGATGGTGCAGGGTGACACGGGACCGCTGGCCATTCCGCCCGGTGTGACGGTGTCCATCGCCAGCGATGGCACGGTGGGCACGATTTCCACCGATGTGCCGCCGGGCCCGTCCACGGTACTGGGACGCATCAAGCTGGTCAACCCGCCCGAGCAGCAACTGGTGCGCGGCGACGACGGCCTGTTCCGTCTGAAGGATGGCACGGTGGCGCAGGCCGACCAGGCCGTCAAATTGACGACGGGCGCGCTCGAAGGCAGCAATGTCAGCCCCGTCGACTCGATGGTCAGCATGATCGCCCTGGCGCGCCAGTTCGAAACACAAATGAGTTTGTTGAAGAATGCCGAGAATAACGCGGCGAAAGCCACCCAGATCCTCGCTTTGAATTGA
- a CDS encoding flagellar hook protein FlgE: MSFQQGLSGLNGAAKSLDVIGNNIANSATVGFKQSQAQFADIYANSLYGVGGNQPGIGVSVSQVAQLFNQGNLESSSNPLDIAINGGGFFRTSVNGAIQYSRNGQFQVDKSGFIINAQKAQLTGYPADANGKILAGATVPLQIDPSDMAPKATTKVDTQINLDSKSLMPTVVPFTVGEQKSWTQQFPVPVYDSLGNAHTMSNFYVKTGTNTWDVYTTTDGKEITSAKVASAAQTDAASLAARAAYQAAVTAVPLVPAAITTAAVAYGNAAGAAVRAAAVLAGASTAQLNAISATYGSAVPNGINSSFTPDQIDANISSVTEVPAVRSASLVFNSVGSLDKAAMLGLTPPQTLPVTVNLPVFPATGANANLAIKVDFTNSTQLSSSTSEKRTVADGYAAGQLDRFVVGSDGVIQGQYNNGKTRDLGQVVLTKFANPNGLEPLGNNAWVESSTSGSPMTGSPSSGGLGDLRASAVEVSNVDLTAELVNMITAQRAYQANAQTIKTQDSVLQTLVNLR; this comes from the coding sequence ATGTCTTTCCAACAAGGCCTGAGCGGCTTGAATGGCGCCGCCAAATCGCTGGACGTCATCGGCAACAATATCGCCAACTCGGCCACCGTGGGTTTCAAGCAGTCGCAGGCGCAGTTCGCCGACATCTATGCCAACTCCCTGTATGGCGTGGGCGGCAACCAGCCCGGCATCGGCGTATCCGTGTCGCAAGTGGCGCAGCTGTTCAACCAGGGTAACCTGGAAAGCTCGTCCAATCCGCTCGACATCGCCATCAATGGCGGCGGTTTCTTCCGCACCAGCGTGAACGGCGCCATCCAGTATTCGCGCAACGGCCAGTTCCAGGTCGACAAGAGCGGCTTCATCATCAATGCGCAAAAAGCCCAGCTGACCGGCTACCCGGCCGATGCGAACGGCAAGATCCTGGCCGGCGCTACCGTGCCCCTGCAGATCGATCCGTCCGACATGGCGCCGAAGGCGACCACCAAGGTCGATACCCAGATCAACCTCGATTCCAAATCGCTGATGCCGACCGTGGTGCCGTTCACCGTGGGCGAGCAAAAGTCGTGGACCCAGCAATTCCCCGTGCCCGTCTATGACTCTCTGGGCAATGCGCACACCATGTCCAATTTCTATGTCAAGACGGGCACCAATACCTGGGATGTGTACACGACGACTGACGGCAAGGAAATTACCAGCGCGAAAGTGGCATCCGCGGCGCAGACCGATGCCGCCTCGCTGGCCGCGCGCGCAGCCTACCAGGCCGCCGTCACGGCAGTGCCGCTGGTGCCTGCGGCGATCACGACCGCCGCCGTCGCCTATGGCAATGCGGCTGGCGCGGCCGTGCGCGCCGCCGCCGTGCTGGCCGGCGCCAGCACCGCTCAGTTGAATGCCATCAGCGCCACCTATGGCAGCGCCGTGCCCAATGGCATCAATTCCAGCTTCACGCCGGACCAGATCGACGCCAATATTTCCTCGGTGACCGAGGTGCCCGCCGTGAGGTCGGCCTCGCTGGTGTTCAACAGCGTCGGCAGCCTGGACAAGGCTGCCATGCTGGGCCTGACGCCGCCGCAAACCCTGCCGGTGACGGTCAACCTGCCCGTCTTCCCCGCCACGGGCGCGAACGCGAACCTGGCGATCAAGGTCGACTTCACCAATTCCACCCAGCTCAGCTCGTCCACCAGCGAAAAGCGCACCGTGGCCGATGGCTATGCGGCCGGCCAGCTGGACCGTTTCGTCGTGGGTTCCGATGGCGTGATCCAGGGGCAGTACAACAATGGCAAGACGCGCGACCTGGGCCAGGTGGTGTTGACCAAGTTTGCCAATCCGAATGGCCTCGAACCGCTGGGCAACAACGCCTGGGTGGAAAGCTCGACCTCGGGCAGTCCCATGACGGGTTCGCCGAGCTCGGGCGGTCTGGGCGACTTGCGCGCCTCGGCCGTGGAAGTGTCGAACGTGGACCTGACGGCCGAACTGGTCAACATGATCACGGCCCAGCGCGCCTACCAGGCGAATGCGCAGACCATCAAGACGCAGGATTCGGTCTTGCAGACTTTGGTTAACCTGCGTTAA
- a CDS encoding flagellar hook assembly protein FlgD — MATIDTSTPKVTDLMATMNPKKTTAEKGSVEEETNKFLTLLVTQLQNQDPMNPLDNAQLTSQLAQLSTVTGVNKLNTTLETLKTSYQQAESMQAANIIGHGVLTAGKNINLSKSAALLGVDLATPADKVKVIIYNSAGKEVHSIDLGPQDAGTLPLGWNGSTAELDKDGKPVVLADGAYTFSVEATRGGAKLTDAAALMFGSVASVSTGANGVKLNVPGVGSITMADVKQIL, encoded by the coding sequence ATGGCAACCATCGATACCAGCACCCCCAAAGTCACCGACCTGATGGCGACGATGAATCCGAAGAAGACGACGGCCGAGAAGGGCAGCGTCGAGGAAGAAACGAACAAATTCCTGACCCTGCTGGTGACCCAGCTGCAAAACCAGGACCCGATGAACCCGCTGGACAATGCGCAGCTGACGAGCCAGCTGGCCCAGCTGTCCACGGTGACGGGCGTCAACAAGCTCAATACCACGCTCGAAACGCTCAAGACCAGCTACCAGCAGGCCGAATCGATGCAGGCGGCCAATATCATCGGCCACGGCGTGCTGACGGCAGGCAAGAACATCAACTTGAGCAAGAGCGCCGCCCTGCTGGGCGTGGACCTGGCGACGCCGGCCGACAAGGTCAAGGTCATCATCTACAACAGTGCGGGCAAGGAAGTCCATTCGATCGACCTGGGCCCGCAGGATGCGGGTACCTTGCCGCTGGGCTGGAACGGCTCCACGGCCGAGCTCGACAAAGATGGCAAGCCGGTCGTGCTGGCCGACGGCGCCTACACCTTCTCGGTGGAAGCGACGCGCGGCGGCGCCAAGCTGACCGATGCGGCGGCGCTGATGTTCGGCTCGGTTGCCAGCGTGTCGACGGGCGCGAATGGCGTGAAATTGAACGTGCCGGGCGTGGGCAGCATCACCATGGCCGATGTGAAACAGATTTTGTAA
- the flgC gene encoding flagellar basal body rod protein FlgC — translation MSLFNIFNVSGSAMSAQAQRLNTVASNLANADSATSANGEAYRAKQVVFEAVPMANGATAVKVQKVIEDPSPMKLVYDPKNPLADEKGYVTMPNVNTVDEMVNMLSASRSYQTNVETMNAAKSLLLKTLTLGQ, via the coding sequence ATGTCGCTGTTTAATATCTTCAACGTGTCCGGTTCGGCCATGAGCGCGCAGGCGCAGCGCCTGAACACGGTGGCCAGCAACCTGGCCAATGCCGACAGCGCCACCAGCGCCAACGGCGAAGCCTATCGCGCCAAGCAGGTGGTGTTCGAGGCCGTGCCCATGGCCAACGGCGCCACGGCCGTCAAGGTGCAGAAAGTGATCGAGGATCCGTCGCCGATGAAGCTGGTCTACGACCCGAAGAACCCGCTGGCCGACGAGAAGGGCTACGTCACCATGCCCAACGTGAATACGGTCGACGAGATGGTCAACATGCTGTCGGCCTCGCGCTCGTACCAGACCAATGTGGAAACCATGAACGCGGCCAAGTCGCTGCTCCTGAAAACCCTTACGCTCGGCCAATAA
- the flgB gene encoding flagellar basal body rod protein FlgB — MIGKLDDYMRFNETALSLRSTRQELLASNIANADTPNYKARDVDFASALKGAMARKDGVPPALKGTAPQHLPGKGVAAAAGSGTGGKVETLADGTPLLYRAPAQGAVDGNTVDMDLERNAFADNAIRYEAAVTFLNSQIKGMLTAIQGGQ; from the coding sequence ATGATAGGGAAACTCGACGATTACATGCGCTTCAACGAGACGGCGCTGAGCCTGCGCTCGACGCGCCAGGAATTGCTCGCCTCGAATATCGCCAATGCCGATACGCCCAACTACAAGGCGCGCGATGTCGATTTCGCCAGCGCGCTGAAGGGCGCGATGGCGCGCAAGGATGGCGTGCCGCCGGCCCTGAAGGGCACGGCGCCGCAGCATTTGCCGGGCAAGGGCGTCGCCGCTGCCGCAGGGAGCGGCACGGGCGGCAAGGTCGAGACCCTGGCCGACGGCACGCCGCTGCTGTACCGCGCGCCGGCCCAGGGCGCCGTCGATGGCAATACGGTCGATATGGATCTTGAACGCAACGCCTTTGCCGACAACGCCATCCGCTACGAGGCGGCCGTGACGTTCCTCAACTCGCAGATCAAGGGCATGCTGACGGCCATCCAGGGAGGACAATAA
- the flgA gene encoding flagellar basal body P-ring formation chaperone FlgA: MKTPLAFFFALAALPLLAQAQNAGRQTPEALRNSVEQFLQVQSNGLPGKVTISVGAVDPRLNLAACPAPQAFMAPGARAWGKTTVGVRCTAPSNWTIYLQANVAVVGDYVASAVPLAQGQAIDASQLVTMQGDLAALPAGIATDMAQVVGASTNISLPPGTPMRLDTLRRKPVVMQGQLVRVVSSGNGFQVASEGRAIGSAGDGQTVQVRTQSGQQISGVARAGGMVEVAF, translated from the coding sequence ATGAAAACACCGCTCGCTTTCTTCTTCGCCCTAGCCGCCCTGCCACTGCTGGCGCAGGCGCAAAACGCCGGCCGGCAGACGCCGGAAGCGCTGCGCAATAGCGTGGAACAATTCCTGCAGGTACAAAGCAACGGCTTGCCAGGCAAGGTGACGATCAGCGTCGGCGCCGTCGATCCGCGCCTGAACCTGGCCGCCTGCCCCGCGCCGCAAGCGTTCATGGCGCCAGGCGCGCGCGCCTGGGGCAAGACTACCGTGGGCGTGCGCTGCACGGCACCCAGCAACTGGACCATCTATTTGCAAGCCAACGTGGCCGTCGTGGGCGACTACGTGGCCAGCGCCGTGCCGCTGGCGCAAGGGCAAGCCATCGACGCCAGCCAGCTGGTGACGATGCAGGGCGACCTGGCGGCATTGCCCGCAGGCATCGCCACCGACATGGCCCAAGTGGTGGGCGCCAGCACGAATATTTCCTTGCCACCAGGCACGCCGATGCGCCTCGACACCCTGCGCCGCAAGCCGGTGGTCATGCAAGGCCAGCTGGTGCGCGTCGTTTCCAGTGGAAACGGCTTCCAGGTGGCATCAGAAGGACGCGCCATCGGCAGCGCCGGCGATGGCCAGACGGTGCAGGTACGCACGCAGAGCGGCCAGCAGATCAGCGGCGTGGCGCGCGCGGGTGGCATGGTGGAGGTCGCCTTTTAA
- the flgM gene encoding flagellar biosynthesis anti-sigma factor FlgM, translated as MKITDNTIKSNPGLPVAPANTSGARNAEKAQATPTTSDNVRLSPQGQALAASATAGSGAVFDTKKVERIKLAIADGQFQVNSEKVADGLLDTVKDLLHSRNR; from the coding sequence GTGAAAATTACCGACAACACCATTAAAAGCAATCCCGGCCTGCCGGTGGCGCCCGCGAATACCTCGGGCGCCCGGAATGCCGAGAAAGCCCAGGCAACACCGACGACGTCGGACAATGTACGTCTGTCGCCGCAAGGACAGGCATTAGCGGCCAGTGCAACTGCCGGCAGCGGCGCCGTGTTCGACACGAAAAAAGTCGAACGCATCAAGCTGGCGATCGCCGACGGCCAGTTCCAGGTCAACTCTGAAAAAGTGGCGGACGGTCTCCTCGACACAGTCAAGGACCTGCTGCACTCACGAAATAGATAG
- a CDS encoding flagella synthesis protein FlgN, whose translation MQSVTPFSSLRDEQQLMTTLLALMKEEQRHLVAADIDAITELTVRKTALVGQLSQLAAQRHQALAAAGFTAAEAGMEDWLAGAGEAEAAPLWKTLLDTTREAKEQNRLNSLLVNKHMLHTQGALNAMRPTAQSGNFYGPSGQAMTNTASRRVVIG comes from the coding sequence ATGCAATCAGTGACTCCGTTTTCCAGCCTGCGCGACGAGCAACAGCTCATGACCACATTGCTGGCATTGATGAAAGAAGAACAGCGGCATCTGGTTGCGGCTGACATTGATGCAATCACGGAGCTCACGGTGCGCAAGACGGCACTCGTCGGACAATTGAGCCAGCTGGCGGCGCAACGCCACCAGGCGCTGGCGGCAGCCGGTTTCACGGCCGCCGAAGCGGGCATGGAAGACTGGCTGGCCGGCGCCGGCGAAGCCGAGGCGGCGCCCCTGTGGAAAACATTGCTCGACACGACGCGCGAAGCGAAAGAACAGAACCGGCTCAACAGCCTGCTGGTCAACAAGCACATGCTGCACACGCAAGGCGCCCTGAACGCCATGCGCCCCACGGCCCAGAGCGGCAATTTCTATGGCCCCAGCGGCCAGGCGATGACCAACACGGCCAGCCGGCGCGTCGTCATCGGCTAA
- a CDS encoding CPBP family glutamic-type intramembrane protease: protein MPRLAVNLAALRASMAKRPMRGAMRLGLCAGAVNSLIAMLLLLAALALFSPEQLGGSASSSLQGAGTARIFWTVVVWAPLFETLIGQWLPLEVLRRYNVRASYSLLASAMLFSLLHVMGGSGILHASMTLIAGGLFAACYLAARSLGLAPAYVAAATAHACSNGLILCGSLVFPDFLG from the coding sequence GTGCCACGACTGGCTGTCAACCTGGCTGCGCTGCGGGCGAGCATGGCCAAGCGCCCCATGCGGGGCGCCATGCGCCTGGGCTTGTGCGCGGGCGCCGTCAATTCTCTCATTGCCATGCTGCTGCTGTTGGCAGCCCTGGCCTTGTTCTCGCCAGAGCAGCTGGGCGGCTCCGCTTCATCATCGCTGCAAGGCGCCGGCACGGCCCGGATATTCTGGACGGTCGTCGTCTGGGCGCCGCTGTTCGAGACGCTCATCGGGCAGTGGCTGCCGCTTGAAGTGTTGCGCCGCTACAATGTGCGTGCCAGCTACAGCCTGCTGGCCAGCGCGATGCTGTTTTCCCTCTTGCATGTCATGGGCGGCTCCGGCATTTTGCATGCCAGCATGACGTTGATTGCCGGAGGTCTCTTCGCGGCCTGCTACCTGGCGGCGCGCAGCCTGGGCCTGGCGCCTGCTTATGTGGCGGCGGCCACGGCGCATGCGTGCAGCAATGGATTAATACTGTGCGGGTCGCTCGTCTTTCCCGATTTCTTGGGATAA
- a CDS encoding translation initiation factor Sui1 — MKSSSLGGLVYSTETGRMCPACRQPLAQCACKAQAKAAPIGDGSVRVSRQTKGRGGKSVTVVKGLALDAIALALLGKQLRTQCGSGGTVKDGVIEVQGDHVDTIVAALAKLGHQAKKAGG; from the coding sequence ATGAAAAGCAGTTCCCTGGGCGGTCTAGTGTATTCCACCGAAACGGGCCGCATGTGTCCCGCCTGCCGCCAGCCGCTGGCGCAATGCGCGTGCAAGGCGCAAGCCAAGGCGGCACCAATCGGCGATGGTTCGGTGCGCGTGTCGCGCCAGACCAAGGGCCGTGGCGGCAAGAGCGTCACGGTGGTAAAAGGCCTGGCGCTGGACGCCATTGCGCTGGCCCTGCTGGGCAAGCAGTTGCGCACGCAGTGCGGCTCGGGCGGCACCGTCAAGGATGGCGTGATCGAAGTGCAGGGCGACCACGTGGACACCATCGTGGCCGCGCTGGCCAAGCTGGGCCACCAGGCGAAAAAAGCCGGCGGCTGA
- the motD gene encoding flagellar motor protein MotD — protein sequence MRRARRKYDEEPDNQDRWLISYADFITLLFAFFVVMYAISQVNEGKYRVFQNAIGQAFSLDKGAPPIIMEAPQAIPLPNPALKRRTEAIRREREHMTRLAQDLTSTLAPLVKEGKVRVTQTSRGVSVEINASVLFDPGAAGLTMESDQALRAVAVLLKDDPHAVQVEGHTDVQPISNSTFASNWELSAARASAVVRLFIASGVQASRLTAVGHADNIPVAPNATPEGRARNRRVAVTILSGIPETVTEVPTPPVAPAPAN from the coding sequence ATGCGGCGCGCGCGCAGGAAGTATGACGAGGAACCGGACAACCAGGACCGCTGGCTGATCTCGTACGCCGACTTCATCACCCTGCTGTTCGCCTTTTTCGTCGTCATGTACGCGATTTCGCAAGTCAACGAAGGCAAGTACCGCGTCTTCCAGAATGCCATCGGCCAGGCCTTCAGCCTGGACAAGGGCGCGCCGCCCATCATCATGGAAGCGCCGCAAGCGATCCCGCTGCCGAACCCCGCCCTGAAACGCCGCACGGAAGCCATCCGACGCGAGCGCGAACACATGACGCGCCTGGCGCAGGACCTCACGTCCACGCTGGCGCCGCTGGTCAAGGAAGGCAAGGTGCGCGTGACGCAGACGAGCCGCGGCGTGAGCGTGGAAATCAATGCCAGCGTGCTGTTCGACCCGGGCGCGGCTGGGCTGACGATGGAGTCGGACCAGGCCTTGCGCGCCGTGGCCGTGCTGCTCAAGGACGATCCCCACGCGGTGCAGGTGGAAGGGCATACGGATGTCCAGCCGATCAGCAATTCGACCTTTGCTTCGAACTGGGAACTGTCGGCCGCGCGCGCCAGTGCCGTGGTGCGCCTGTTCATCGCCAGCGGCGTGCAAGCGTCGCGCCTGACGGCCGTGGGCCACGCCGACAACATCCCCGTGGCGCCGAACGCCACGCCGGAAGGGCGCGCGCGCAACCGCAGGGTCGCCGTGACGATCTTGTCGGGCATTCCCGAGACGGTGACGGAAGTGCCGACGCCGCCCGTCGCACCTGCTCCGGCCAACTGA
- a CDS encoding flagellar motor protein: MDWSSVIGLALALAGLLVGQALEGGKMASLLQPAAFAIVVIGTFGAVLLQTRLRTFVRGLEMLRWVFLPPADTRAALARDIGLWSLTARRDGPLALERLMENTADRFNAKGLRMIVDGIAPDKLRQLLDVEISAYEMAERQAVKVWESAAGYSPTIGILGAVLGLIHVMENLTDPSKLGGGIAVAFVSTIYGVGLANLLFLPVANKLKAIVSRRVLQYEITAAVLYDIATGDHTRIIEERVSSLLHEH; encoded by the coding sequence GTGGACTGGTCCAGCGTAATCGGGCTGGCGCTGGCGCTGGCGGGCCTCCTGGTCGGCCAGGCACTGGAAGGCGGCAAGATGGCCTCCCTGCTGCAGCCGGCCGCCTTCGCCATCGTGGTCATCGGCACCTTCGGCGCCGTGCTGCTGCAAACGCGGCTGCGCACCTTCGTGCGCGGCCTGGAAATGCTGCGCTGGGTCTTCCTGCCGCCCGCCGACACGCGCGCCGCGCTGGCGCGCGACATCGGACTATGGAGTCTGACGGCGCGCCGCGACGGTCCGCTGGCGCTAGAACGCCTGATGGAAAACACGGCCGACCGCTTCAATGCCAAGGGCTTGCGCATGATCGTCGACGGCATCGCGCCCGACAAGCTGCGCCAGCTGCTCGACGTGGAAATCTCCGCCTACGAAATGGCCGAGCGCCAGGCCGTCAAGGTATGGGAATCGGCGGCAGGCTACTCGCCCACCATCGGCATCCTGGGCGCCGTGCTGGGCTTGATACACGTGATGGAAAACCTCACCGACCCGAGCAAACTGGGCGGCGGCATCGCCGTGGCGTTTGTCTCGACGATTTATGGCGTCGGCCTGGCCAACCTGCTGTTCCTGCCGGTGGCGAACAAACTCAAGGCCATCGTCTCGCGCCGCGTGCTGCAGTATGAAATCACGGCCGCCGTGCTGTACGACATCGCCACGGGCGACCATACGCGCATCATCGAAGAGCGCGTTTCCAGTCTCTTGCACGAGCACTGA
- a CDS encoding RNA polymerase sigma factor FliA, protein MYTVKGKSNKDYLLTEHIPLVKRLAHHMKAKLPPSVEVDDLIQAGMIGLLDAISRYEETHGAQFETYAVLRIRGAMLDELRTSDWLPRSMRQNMRKIEEAMSILQQRLGHPPTESEVAKLLKMSLADYQEMLGDGGGHQLLYYEDFHDPDGNDSFLDRHCVDEDSDPLRSLLDTDFRQSVIDAIDALPPREKILMGLYYEEELNLKEIGAVMGVSESRVSQLHTQAVARLRATLRELAWTGPA, encoded by the coding sequence ATGTACACGGTCAAAGGGAAATCGAACAAGGACTATTTGCTGACGGAGCATATTCCGCTGGTGAAGCGTCTGGCGCACCATATGAAGGCGAAATTGCCGCCTTCGGTCGAGGTCGATGACCTGATCCAGGCCGGCATGATCGGCCTGCTCGACGCCATCAGCCGCTATGAAGAGACGCATGGCGCGCAGTTCGAGACGTATGCCGTGCTGCGCATCCGCGGCGCCATGCTCGACGAATTGCGCACCAGCGACTGGCTGCCGCGCAGCATGCGCCAGAACATGCGCAAGATCGAAGAGGCGATGAGCATTTTGCAGCAGCGCCTGGGACATCCGCCGACGGAGTCGGAAGTGGCAAAATTGCTGAAAATGTCGCTCGCCGATTACCAGGAAATGCTGGGCGACGGCGGCGGCCACCAGCTGCTGTACTACGAAGACTTTCATGACCCGGACGGCAATGACAGCTTTCTCGACCGCCATTGCGTGGACGAGGACAGCGACCCCTTGCGGTCCCTGCTCGATACCGATTTCCGGCAATCCGTGATCGATGCCATCGACGCGCTGCCGCCACGCGAGAAAATACTCATGGGCCTGTACTACGAAGAAGAGCTGAACCTGAAGGAGATCGGCGCGGTGATGGGCGTGTCCGAATCGCGCGTCTCGCAGCTGCATACCCAGGCCGTCGCGCGCCTGCGCGCAACCTTGAGGGAGCTGGCGTGGACTGGTCCAGCGTAA